One part of the Lycium ferocissimum isolate CSIRO_LF1 chromosome 8, AGI_CSIRO_Lferr_CH_V1, whole genome shotgun sequence genome encodes these proteins:
- the LOC132068640 gene encoding uncharacterized protein LOC132068640 isoform X3 translates to MKFGFSSSGDTVTGNSAIAMPSTTCTFFTFPPEPCDAASTDTATMPWFTNASSSTATSSSSVSTITTATVTATSASTVSATEFVTVPDSCPPEQDEVAAILARQCEKFLSCRAARPAQGRGENERHAWVFGATGFESTSSSKPVGDAAHIPAATAEQKYGESKPCSVPSSQPAEEEEPYFPLVDLLDSTIDMWVRVVANKKTDQEVSEEGLCHFYKGINYFCLLSERLQVVTDKYNEAVKARDELEKACRKLEDSERERLEHELVQMIFHQKIFELTKELKEAGPAAIQKYKASSLYRQELMDYAAPYMGKGVKLAIEKIKAKDPTFDLKTYGLEMYILPPEAD, encoded by the exons ATGAAGTTCGGATTTTCGTCTTCGGGCGATACAGTTACCGGAAACTCGGCTATAGCAATGCCTAGTACAACTtgcacttttttcacttttcctcCAGAACCTTGCGAT GCTGCTTCTACTGATACCGCTACTA TGCCTTGGTTTACGAATGCCAGCTCATCAACAGCCACGTCATCGTCTTCGGTTTCGACAATTACTACTGCTACAGTGACAGCCACGTCAGCATCAACCGTCTCTGCGACGGAATTTG TAACTGTTCCTGATAGTTGCCCCCCCGAGCAGGATGAGGTTGCTGCAATTTTGGCAAGGCAATGTGAGAAGTTTTTGTCCTGCCGAGCTGCTAGGCCAGCTCAAGGCAGAGGAGAAAATGAAAGGCACGCTTGGGTCTTTGGAGCCACGGGGTTTGAAAGTACAAGCTCAAGCAAGCCCGTCGGTGATGCTGCTCATATACCTGCTGCTACTGCTGAACAGAAGTATGGGGAGTCCAAGCCGTGCAGTGTTCCCAGCTCGCAGCCTGCTGAGGAGGAGGAGCCTTACTTTCCACTTGTCGATCTTCTGGACTCAACAATCGATATGTGGGTGCGGGTTGTCGCGAATAAGAAGACAGATCAAGAGGTCAGCGAAGAGGGGCTTTGTCACTTTTACAAG GGCATCAACTATTTCTGTCTTCTGTCTGAACGCCTTCAAGTAGTCACTGACAAGTATAACGAGGCGGTGAAAGCGAGAGATGAGCTGGAAAAAGCCTGTAGGAAGCTCGAGGACTCTGAAAGGGAGAGGCTTGAACATGAGTTGGTCCAGATGATCTTTCACCAGAAGATTTTCGAGCTTACAAAGGAATTGAAGGAGGCCGGTCCTGCTGCTATCCAGAAATACAAGGCTTCCTCCTTGTACAGACAGGAACTCATGGACTATGCTGCTCCTTACATGGGAAAAGGGGTGAAGCTGGCCATAGAGAAGATCAAGGCTAAAGACCCCACGTTTGACCTGAAGACCTACGGCCTGGAGATGTACATTCTTCCTCCTGAAGCTGATTAA
- the LOC132068640 gene encoding uncharacterized protein LOC132068640 isoform X2, which yields MKFGFSSSGDTVTGNSAIAMPSTTCTFFTFPPEPCDSTSLPVAGPSVTTPSWLFGGSFVSTAASTDTATMPWFTNASSSTATSSSSVSTITTATVTATSASTVSATEFVTVPDSCPPEQDEVAAILARQCEKFLSCRAARPAQGRGENERHAWVFGATGFESTSSSKPVGDAAHIPAATAEQKYGESKPCSVPSSQPAEEEEPYFPLVDLLDSTIDMWVRVVANKKTDQEVSEEGLCHFYKGINYFCLLSERLQVVTDKYNEAVKARDELEKACRKLEDSERERLEHELVQMIFHQKIFELTKELKEAGPAAIQKYKASSLYRQELMDYAAPYMGKGVKLAIEKIKAKDPTFDLKTYGLEMYILPPEAD from the exons ATGAAGTTCGGATTTTCGTCTTCGGGCGATACAGTTACCGGAAACTCGGCTATAGCAATGCCTAGTACAACTtgcacttttttcacttttcctcCAGAACCTTGCGATTCTACTTCCTTGCCGGTTGCCGGACCCTCTGTTACAACGCCTTCGTGGCTGTTCGGAGGGAGTTTCGTTTCAACTGCTGCTTCTACTGATACCGCTACTA TGCCTTGGTTTACGAATGCCAGCTCATCAACAGCCACGTCATCGTCTTCGGTTTCGACAATTACTACTGCTACAGTGACAGCCACGTCAGCATCAACCGTCTCTGCGACGGAATTTG TAACTGTTCCTGATAGTTGCCCCCCCGAGCAGGATGAGGTTGCTGCAATTTTGGCAAGGCAATGTGAGAAGTTTTTGTCCTGCCGAGCTGCTAGGCCAGCTCAAGGCAGAGGAGAAAATGAAAGGCACGCTTGGGTCTTTGGAGCCACGGGGTTTGAAAGTACAAGCTCAAGCAAGCCCGTCGGTGATGCTGCTCATATACCTGCTGCTACTGCTGAACAGAAGTATGGGGAGTCCAAGCCGTGCAGTGTTCCCAGCTCGCAGCCTGCTGAGGAGGAGGAGCCTTACTTTCCACTTGTCGATCTTCTGGACTCAACAATCGATATGTGGGTGCGGGTTGTCGCGAATAAGAAGACAGATCAAGAGGTCAGCGAAGAGGGGCTTTGTCACTTTTACAAG GGCATCAACTATTTCTGTCTTCTGTCTGAACGCCTTCAAGTAGTCACTGACAAGTATAACGAGGCGGTGAAAGCGAGAGATGAGCTGGAAAAAGCCTGTAGGAAGCTCGAGGACTCTGAAAGGGAGAGGCTTGAACATGAGTTGGTCCAGATGATCTTTCACCAGAAGATTTTCGAGCTTACAAAGGAATTGAAGGAGGCCGGTCCTGCTGCTATCCAGAAATACAAGGCTTCCTCCTTGTACAGACAGGAACTCATGGACTATGCTGCTCCTTACATGGGAAAAGGGGTGAAGCTGGCCATAGAGAAGATCAAGGCTAAAGACCCCACGTTTGACCTGAAGACCTACGGCCTGGAGATGTACATTCTTCCTCCTGAAGCTGATTAA
- the LOC132068640 gene encoding uncharacterized protein LOC132068640 isoform X4: MKFGFSSSGDTVTGNSAIAMPSTTCTFFTFPPEPCDSTSLPVAGPSVTTPSWLFGGSFVSTAASTDTATITVPDSCPPEQDEVAAILARQCEKFLSCRAARPAQGRGENERHAWVFGATGFESTSSSKPVGDAAHIPAATAEQKYGESKPCSVPSSQPAEEEEPYFPLVDLLDSTIDMWVRVVANKKTDQEVSEEGLCHFYKGINYFCLLSERLQVVTDKYNEAVKARDELEKACRKLEDSERERLEHELVQMIFHQKIFELTKELKEAGPAAIQKYKASSLYRQELMDYAAPYMGKGVKLAIEKIKAKDPTFDLKTYGLEMYILPPEAD, from the exons ATGAAGTTCGGATTTTCGTCTTCGGGCGATACAGTTACCGGAAACTCGGCTATAGCAATGCCTAGTACAACTtgcacttttttcacttttcctcCAGAACCTTGCGATTCTACTTCCTTGCCGGTTGCCGGACCCTCTGTTACAACGCCTTCGTGGCTGTTCGGAGGGAGTTTCGTTTCAACTGCTGCTTCTACTGATACCGCTACTA TAACTGTTCCTGATAGTTGCCCCCCCGAGCAGGATGAGGTTGCTGCAATTTTGGCAAGGCAATGTGAGAAGTTTTTGTCCTGCCGAGCTGCTAGGCCAGCTCAAGGCAGAGGAGAAAATGAAAGGCACGCTTGGGTCTTTGGAGCCACGGGGTTTGAAAGTACAAGCTCAAGCAAGCCCGTCGGTGATGCTGCTCATATACCTGCTGCTACTGCTGAACAGAAGTATGGGGAGTCCAAGCCGTGCAGTGTTCCCAGCTCGCAGCCTGCTGAGGAGGAGGAGCCTTACTTTCCACTTGTCGATCTTCTGGACTCAACAATCGATATGTGGGTGCGGGTTGTCGCGAATAAGAAGACAGATCAAGAGGTCAGCGAAGAGGGGCTTTGTCACTTTTACAAG GGCATCAACTATTTCTGTCTTCTGTCTGAACGCCTTCAAGTAGTCACTGACAAGTATAACGAGGCGGTGAAAGCGAGAGATGAGCTGGAAAAAGCCTGTAGGAAGCTCGAGGACTCTGAAAGGGAGAGGCTTGAACATGAGTTGGTCCAGATGATCTTTCACCAGAAGATTTTCGAGCTTACAAAGGAATTGAAGGAGGCCGGTCCTGCTGCTATCCAGAAATACAAGGCTTCCTCCTTGTACAGACAGGAACTCATGGACTATGCTGCTCCTTACATGGGAAAAGGGGTGAAGCTGGCCATAGAGAAGATCAAGGCTAAAGACCCCACGTTTGACCTGAAGACCTACGGCCTGGAGATGTACATTCTTCCTCCTGAAGCTGATTAA
- the LOC132068640 gene encoding uncharacterized protein LOC132068640 isoform X5, which yields MKFGFSSSGDTVTGNSAIAMPSTMPWFTNASSSTATSSSSVSTITTATVTATSASTVSATEFVTVPDSCPPEQDEVAAILARQCEKFLSCRAARPAQGRGENERHAWVFGATGFESTSSSKPVGDAAHIPAATAEQKYGESKPCSVPSSQPAEEEEPYFPLVDLLDSTIDMWVRVVANKKTDQEVSEEGLCHFYKGINYFCLLSERLQVVTDKYNEAVKARDELEKACRKLEDSERERLEHELVQMIFHQKIFELTKELKEAGPAAIQKYKASSLYRQELMDYAAPYMGKGVKLAIEKIKAKDPTFDLKTYGLEMYILPPEAD from the exons ATGAAGTTCGGATTTTCGTCTTCGGGCGATACAGTTACCGGAAACTCGGCTATAGCAATGCCTAGTACAA TGCCTTGGTTTACGAATGCCAGCTCATCAACAGCCACGTCATCGTCTTCGGTTTCGACAATTACTACTGCTACAGTGACAGCCACGTCAGCATCAACCGTCTCTGCGACGGAATTTG TAACTGTTCCTGATAGTTGCCCCCCCGAGCAGGATGAGGTTGCTGCAATTTTGGCAAGGCAATGTGAGAAGTTTTTGTCCTGCCGAGCTGCTAGGCCAGCTCAAGGCAGAGGAGAAAATGAAAGGCACGCTTGGGTCTTTGGAGCCACGGGGTTTGAAAGTACAAGCTCAAGCAAGCCCGTCGGTGATGCTGCTCATATACCTGCTGCTACTGCTGAACAGAAGTATGGGGAGTCCAAGCCGTGCAGTGTTCCCAGCTCGCAGCCTGCTGAGGAGGAGGAGCCTTACTTTCCACTTGTCGATCTTCTGGACTCAACAATCGATATGTGGGTGCGGGTTGTCGCGAATAAGAAGACAGATCAAGAGGTCAGCGAAGAGGGGCTTTGTCACTTTTACAAG GGCATCAACTATTTCTGTCTTCTGTCTGAACGCCTTCAAGTAGTCACTGACAAGTATAACGAGGCGGTGAAAGCGAGAGATGAGCTGGAAAAAGCCTGTAGGAAGCTCGAGGACTCTGAAAGGGAGAGGCTTGAACATGAGTTGGTCCAGATGATCTTTCACCAGAAGATTTTCGAGCTTACAAAGGAATTGAAGGAGGCCGGTCCTGCTGCTATCCAGAAATACAAGGCTTCCTCCTTGTACAGACAGGAACTCATGGACTATGCTGCTCCTTACATGGGAAAAGGGGTGAAGCTGGCCATAGAGAAGATCAAGGCTAAAGACCCCACGTTTGACCTGAAGACCTACGGCCTGGAGATGTACATTCTTCCTCCTGAAGCTGATTAA